The Streptomyces pratensis genomic interval ACGCGGCGCGGTCGGCGCCCAGGATTCCGTTGAGCAGCTGCTCGCCGATGTCGTCGGGCAGCAGACGGAAGTAGTCGACGGGAGCCCAGGGGGTGTGCGAGAAGTGCCCGATCCGCAGGTCGGGGCGCAGCTCGCGCAGCATGCCGGGCACCAGTGACAGGTGGTAGTCCTGGACCAGGACGGCGGCCCCCTCGCCCGCCTCCTGGGCGAGTGCCTCCGCGAAGGCCCGGTTGTAGGACTCGTAGGAGGCCCACTGCCGGCGGAACTCCGCGTCGAAGACCGGCTCCAGCGGCGTCTGGTAGATCATGTGGTGGACGAACCAGAGCACCGAGTTCGCGATGCCGTTGTACGCGTCGGCGTGGACCCCCGCGTCGATGTCGAGCATGCGGACGCCCGGCTCGGACACGCCGCGCCGGACCGCTTCGCGGTCGCCGTCGCCGAGCGCGGCGCACACCCACAGCTTGTCGTCGACGGCGCTGAGACCGGAGACGAGCCCGCCGCCGCCCCGTTTCGAGTCGAGCGTGCCGTCCTCCCGCAGCGCGTACGACACCGGACCGCGGTTGGACGCGACGAGGACCTGGGCTGCGTGCTCGGAGACCATGTACCAGAACCTAGCCCGTTCGGGAAGCCTCCAAACGTGAAGTGCGTGCGGAGACCCGTGTGAGGAGCCGTCACGCCGCTCTGTGCGAGGCGTACTCCGCGATGTCCCGCATGGGCGGCCGTTCCTCGGTGTCCACCGCGTGGGTGTGCGGGACGAAGCCGCCCGGGCCGCGTTCGAACTGGGTGATCTCGGGCCTTACGAGCGGCCCCCGGGAGAGCCGCAGCTGCGCCGTGCGGTAGATCGCGGCCGCCATCCGGCCGAGGGCCTGGCCGTCCTGGTGGCGGTGCTTGCGCACTCCCACGTCCACCTGCGCCAGCGCGTCCAGGCCGACCGTGTGCAGTGCGTCGACGAGCAGGCCCAGCTCCACTCCGTAACCGACCGGGAAGGGGAGTTGTTCGAGCAGGGAGCGCCGCACCGCGTATTCGCCGCCCAGCGGCTGGACGAAGCCGGCCAGTCGCGGCCAGTGCAGATTGAGGAGCGGGCGGGCCACCAGCTCGGTCACCCGGCCGCCCTGGCCTGCTGTTCCGCCCAGGGGCCGGTCGTACATGGCCTTCACGAACTGCACCGAGGGGTCGGTCAGCAGCGGGCCGACGATGCCGGACACGAAGTCCGCGGAGAAGTCCTTGAGGTCCGCGTCGACGAAGCAGACGATCTCGCCGCTGGTCACCAGCAGTGACCGCCACAGGACCTCGCCCTTGCCGGGGAGGGCGGGGATCCGGGGGAGTATCGCGTCCCGGTGCACGACCCTGGCGCCTGCCCGCCGTGCTTCCCCGGCGGTGTCGTCGGTCGATCCGGAGTCGATCACCACCAGCTCGTCGACCAGCCGGACGTCCTCCATCAGCTCGCGCCGGATCTCCGCGACGATCGCGCCGACCGTAGCCTCCTCGTTCAGCGCGGGCAGGACGACGCTCACGCTCGAACGGTGCGGATCCCTCGCCCGCGCGGCCGTGAGACGGTCGAGCGGGCGGTCGGCAGCTGACCAGGAACGCCTGGTCAGCCAGCGTTCCACCTCTTCCAGCACGGTCGATACTCCCTGTATGTGATCCATCTCGCGGTTCGGACGACTATCTCAACCGTCCAGTGCTTCGGTTACAGTCTTGAACAACGCGGATGACCCTCGCATGTCGGGGTCGGTCCGCGGATAAACGCCCGGATCCATGGTCCGGTGCCATAGCGCTCATCCAGAGGGACTGAGGGAACGGCCCGTTGAAGTCCCGGCAACCCTCCTGCCGACCGCGAGGTCACGGTGGGGAAGGTGCCAATTCCGTCTTGTGGCGAAATACGTCGCAAGGAAGATGAGGAGAAAGGGCCTCCGCCATCATGGCCGTGCAGACAGTTGCAGCGAACACCAATTCTTCCGCCGTGGACCTCGGTCCCGCCGCAGCGCTTTCCTGCCGCGAATGCGGCGAGCGTTTCGAGCTCGGTCCCATTTTCGCCTGTGCGTCCTGTTTCGGGCCGCTCGAAGTGGCTTACGACCTGCCGAGCGGCTCCCCCGAAGAGCTGAAGAAGCGCATCGCCGAGGGACCGAACAACATCTGGCGCTACGCGCCGCTGCTGCCCGTCCCGTCCGATGTCGCGGACAAGCCCAACATCAACCCCGGTTTCACGAAGCTGGTCAAGGCCGACAACCTCGCCCGTGAGCTGGGCGTGACCGGCGGTCTGTACGTCAAGGACGACTCCGGCAACCCGACGCACTCCTTCAAGGACCGTGTCGTCGCCATCGCCGTCGAGGCCGCCCGCGCCTTCGGATTCACCACCCTCTCCTGCTCCTCCACCGGCAACCTCGCCGGCGCTGTGGGCGCCGCCGCGGCCCGCGCCGGCTTCCGTTCCTGCGTGTTCATCCCGCACGACCTGGAGCAGGGCAAGGTCGTCATGGCCGCGGTGTACGGCGGCGAGCTGGTCGGCATCGAGGGCAATTACGACGACGTCAACCGCTTCTGCTCGGAGCTCATCGGCGACCCGCTCGGCGAGGGCTGGGGCTTCGTCAACGTCAATCTGCGCCCGTACTACGGCGAGGGCTCCAAGACCCTGGCGTACGAGATCTGTGAGCAGCTCGGCTGGCAGCTGCCCGACCAGCTCGTCATCCC includes:
- a CDS encoding glucosyl-3-phosphoglycerate synthase — translated: MLEEVERWLTRRSWSAADRPLDRLTAARARDPHRSSVSVVLPALNEEATVGAIVAEIRRELMEDVRLVDELVVIDSGSTDDTAGEARRAGARVVHRDAILPRIPALPGKGEVLWRSLLVTSGEIVCFVDADLKDFSADFVSGIVGPLLTDPSVQFVKAMYDRPLGGTAGQGGRVTELVARPLLNLHWPRLAGFVQPLGGEYAVRRSLLEQLPFPVGYGVELGLLVDALHTVGLDALAQVDVGVRKHRHQDGQALGRMAAAIYRTAQLRLSRGPLVRPEITQFERGPGGFVPHTHAVDTEERPPMRDIAEYASHRAA
- the thrC gene encoding threonine synthase translates to MAVQTVAANTNSSAVDLGPAAALSCRECGERFELGPIFACASCFGPLEVAYDLPSGSPEELKKRIAEGPNNIWRYAPLLPVPSDVADKPNINPGFTKLVKADNLARELGVTGGLYVKDDSGNPTHSFKDRVVAIAVEAARAFGFTTLSCSSTGNLAGAVGAAAARAGFRSCVFIPHDLEQGKVVMAAVYGGELVGIEGNYDDVNRFCSELIGDPLGEGWGFVNVNLRPYYGEGSKTLAYEICEQLGWQLPDQLVIPIASGSQLTKIDKGLQELIKLGLVEDKPYKIFGAQAEGCSPVSTAFKAGHDVVRPQKPNTIAKSLAIGNPADGPYVLDIARRTGGAVEDVNDEQVVDAIKLLARTEGIFAETAGGVTVGVTKKLIDAGLLDPALTTVVLNTGDGLKTLDAVAPTTGLSATIRPSLDAFRDAGLAAAN